The DNA segment GTCTGAATCTCCAGATGTTTGTGTTCTTTCAGATATCATCTACTAGGCTTGCTTCAAGGCAGAGAGAAACTTAAGAGTTTTGTAATGTTTCTTATATATGATCATCTCACGATCTCAATTACATTATGCTATCATattgttttcttcttgtttaATAGAGTTTGTATCAATCggagtaacaaaagaaaaaccatATAACTAATCAAATAAATGGAGTAACAAAAAGCTAATTAAAACCCACCAAAATCTCTAACGCAGAAAGAGGCGTTCTTATCAGGGATATTGCCAGCATGGCGTAGACCAAGCGTGAGTGACACGTCACCAGTAGGGTTTATAGTACCAAACCTTATAACATTATTATCACCATCCATGTCAGCATCAGCAAATCCACCAACACCTTGCTGGCACGTTGCAATCGCAGAAAACGCGGTTGAGCCACCGTAGCTAGAGACTACTGCGGCGGCGTTGGAGTGGGAGGAGGATGAAGGGTCGTTTTCGTAAGCATTGATATCGGCAGCTGATCTTAGACGGTGGTGGCCTGCGTCTGGTGGGGTTGCTGCTGATTGTGCAGCTGTCGTTGGAGTTTGTGATGTGGTCCGAACGGCAGTGAAGTTGCTTTCATTGTTGTTGGGTTTTGTGCTCTTGTCGTTGCTGCtgttgttttttgtttcttgatcTTCTTGTTCGTTTTCTTCtaatctttcttctctttcttttgatTCTTGTTGATACATTTCTTCCACCATTGGTTTCCATAATCGAACCCTAGCATTTATGAACCAGTTTGATACCTGATCaatgaaaaagacaaaaaacgTTTACCAAGTTAATAATTACTACTATAATAATGTCGAAACAAATTGTGTGGgctctttttttatttgtcatttGGTTATTTAATGAATGCAAGAAATTGAGGGTTTCTTCGGGATAATTGAAAGCTGCAAATTTTTGATGTACTTGAGAGAAATGGTCCCTTTTGAGTCTTTAATGTCGATCGCTTTCTCTTTCATATCATGCACATAAACATACGCTCTCTCTCTTCTATGTttgtattactattttgtaataataataaaaacgaaTCCCAAGAAAAGTTACTAGTGAGTGGAAGGCAAAACACATGGTGTTCCTCTGTCATATCTAACCAAACAaaggaaagaaacaaaagatTTATCTCAAGTTAGTTACAAGTTACTTAGCCTACTCGGGAAATAAGTTAGGTTTATCAATCTTTCTCCTGGGATGTTAACTCATTGTAAGAACTACCTGTTGTTTGTAATAAACATATGTTTATGAAAATGGCCAAATTCTACATGTTGTGTGTAAAATGTTAACCTAgttcttttttttgggttatgcatcgtgattttttttttgttttttgcttAACGGCTTGCATCGTGAAGTTTGTTTGTAAACAGAAATCATAACTAGAACCCAAAATGTTAGGATCGTATTttaattagaagaaaaaaatatactactattttatttttatcaaatatctTACAAAATACAAACGCAAACGAGACTATTCTATATGTTTTCGCTTATAATTTTCAAACAAATGTTTGATATCCATGTACTAAGAGAACTAGTACATGTGCAGCTATTTCTAGGTGAAAGAAAATAGAACTAGTTCTAAGAGTCTAAGACATGTTACTACTTACTACAAGGTAACTCGTTAAGAGTCCAGACTCTGATCACTATCATCAGTATTCAGTTGTATATCCATCAAAAAGTATCCATGATATCGACTAACACTAAGATACTCGACAAACACAACTTGGGTTAAACATCGCcaagtatttatttttatttattttgttagtgCCTATATAGtagatatatgttatatatatttcctatattatattttatagacTGACCTGGTTTCTGGATAATCCAGTCTGACGAGCCAAGAGGTGCTTATCTGCATCGCTTGGATACCTGAGAAAGAGACCAGAAAACGACATCACGCTATCTTTGCCCTAAATTCAAtctaattttttcttttctttatattttctctatAAACAATACAATCAAGTATATGCAAGAAAAAGTACAGACTTTctccttctttttgccaacaaGGGCGTGAGAATCTAAGAGACAAAAGAAAAGCTGATGATTACATTAGCATAGATCCAGTTGTTTTCCTTCTTTTAACTTAGatttctttttctgttttgttttactCATAAAGCAAATTCCAGAGAGGTGAAAAAGTACAAAAACACTAGTCTTTTGctttatttccattttttagaTTACTCTCAGTAACAATAAAATAGCAAAATTCCACAGACATAAAACTAAAGAAAACAGTAATGATATAACAAGAATTTTAATACTTTTGCTCAGCTTCTTTTAACGTAATTGATTTATAAGGAATAATGaagaagtattaaaaataaagattttgaCTTACGGGTGGAGGAAATGCTCGAAGAGCCAAGCTCTAAGGATATTAACGGAACGTTCAGGCAAACCGCGTTGTGGCCGCCAGGCTTCTTGCTCCATCATCCCCATTTGATGAAACGCACGTTGCTGACGCAGACTCTGTTCTAGCAAACGCAACCGTGGGGTATCGCCTTTAGTTAAACCGGAAGAAGATAATCCGGCCGCATCTTTCTCCCCAAGAAGTTCACAGCTCTGTCTAAGCTGAGCTGCCACGGCATCTTTAAGGCATCGAAAATGCCTGGACATAGCCTTTTGAGCTAAAGCGGTGTACGGTATCGCTGCGCCATGGCCCATCACTATGTCGAAAGAGTTCACAACCATCTGCATTTGCTCGCAGTAATGGTTGTACCGTCTATCCACCTGccaacaaaataaaactatacattatacaattcatacatatattaaatatttactttttcttttaatcaATGTTACTGCTAACCTGTGTGCTTATATATTCACGTGATTAATAAACTTGTAGAGACTTTCTCATGGGGACGTATACTTGTGTACAAGTTTCATGGAATCAAAATACGTATAGTTAACAAATGTCACATTAATTATGTTCAAATGAGACGGTAAGAAAACTTAAATAACCAGAGAATATAGTCTAGAGTTTTTGTTTTCGTATCAATAGTACGTTTTATCGTATCTTCGAACATAAAATAAAGTAACTTCTTTAGTGAAAAAATAAGACAAACTAATAAGTCaactaaaaatagaataattcaaCTATAGGTAAATTATTAAGTAACGTCAAGGGGATAGCTTTAGGACGTAGGAGGGAGTAGCAGCGTACATGGAGAAGGAAACGCCAGTTTAATGAATCGAAATGATTTTTCTTGATGAATCGACTCCACCAAACGCTAAGCATATCAAAATATTCCTCAAAAAAACGTTTTAATACGATCCCGTCATAGtaataaaatcattaaaaattaaattttaatataaatgcTGGTATGATTGCGTAGCCAGACTAACAAAACGATGAAACTATGACCAATTCTAATAGATTAATGGAGACAAAACAAATATCGATCAATCCAGATCGTATCATGTTTCTTGTCTTTTTGTAATAACTTATTGGATTAATGGTGTATTTGACTAAAACAAATGGAATTTCATGTTTTCTACGTAAAATGTGTGAATATCACTAAAAGACCAAGTCAAGAGATTGAAACCAAAGGAGTACCTCTTCGAGCATGGTGAGTAGCTTCACTTTCCTTCTTTGATGCTCAATCCTATCAGAGGCAGATAAAGGAGGATGTTCCTTACTTGCTCCTGCCGACGATGGAGAGCCGCCAGCGCCACCACTACTGCTACCGTCGCCACCGCTAGTATT comes from the Brassica rapa cultivar Chiifu-401-42 chromosome A01, CAAS_Brap_v3.01, whole genome shotgun sequence genome and includes:
- the LOC103865094 gene encoding BEL1-like homeodomain protein 2, producing MSQDYHHQQHQGGFFSFSNGFNRSDSPNLTPEKQEHQRLLEMDEESSVARSGIPVYEPAGMLSEMFNFQRSSGGGGGGGGDFDHSQSFRSNRQLLEQQHHNIPAMNSAAGMQLFLPQQPPSTRSHHGSSTLHMLLPNPSHHQGYPNTMSMHQLPHQQLTWQSSSDHHHNTQTDIGTVHVENSGGQGLSLSLSSSLEAAVKAEEYRKFYYGSNLSSHHQYNEVSNHFLSSPAAASSSSSIGAINVLRNSRYTKAAQELLEEFCSVGRGFSKKNKPKNNSNPNTSGGDGSSSGGAGGSPSSAGASKEHPPLSASDRIEHQRRKVKLLTMLEEVDRRYNHYCEQMQMVVNSFDIVMGHGAAIPYTALAQKAMSRHFRCLKDAVAAQLRQSCELLGEKDAAGLSSSGLTKGDTPRLRLLEQSLRQQRAFHQMGMMEQEAWRPQRGLPERSVNILRAWLFEHFLHPYPSDADKHLLARQTGLSRNQVSNWFINARVRLWKPMVEEMYQQESKEREERLEENEQEDQETKNNSSNDKSTKPNNNESNFTAVRTTSQTPTTAAQSAATPPDAGHHRLRSAADINAYENDPSSSSHSNAAAVVSSYGGSTAFSAIATCQQGVGGFADADMDGDNNVIRFGTINPTGDVSLTLGLRHAGNIPDKNASFCVRDFGGF